The genomic interval GCGTACTTGCCGCAAATTGTTGCGAACAACATCAAGACCGACTCCTCTACCGGAAAGGTCAGTCACCTCTTTAGCAGTACTAAAACCAGGCCAAAAAAGGAATTCGTACAATTCGGCAATCGAAAGATCCGCTGCTTGTTCGGGTGCGACTAAACCTTTTTCGACAACTCGCGATCGAATACCTTCCGGGTCAATACCTCGACCATCATCCGTAACAGTAATAATAGTTTGTCCGCCTTGGTGACGCGCTTCAATTTCAATTTGACCGCTGGCCGGTTTACCCGCTGCAATCCGCGCTTCCGGCGATTCGATGCCGTGATCGAAAGCATTGCGTAACAAATGCACTAAAGGATCGCGCAAAGCATCGAGTAAAGTTTCATCTATTTTAGTATCCCTTCCCAACAGCAGCAGATTTACATCTTTGTTAAATGTGCGGCATAATTCTCGCAGAGCTCTCGGCAAACGATCGACTGCGCGACTGAATGGCACCACTCGCAATTGCATAACGCGACTGCGAAGTCGATCGGTAATGCGGCGAAGTTGGTCGGTGCTGCGTTCAAATTTTACCGCCAATTCATCTACTAAACTTGCCGACTGAGCGATCGCTTGTGTAATTTCAATTAATTCTACTGCTTTGGCGTGGAATTCTGTATATCGATCCATTTCCAAAATATCGAAGTGAGGTTTAGCAATTGGAGATTGAGAATTGCTTTTTTTTCCTATTTCCGATTTCCCATTATCCGTTCCCCATTCTCCCGCTAGACGATCGTATTCTTCTCGCAATTCGCTACCAAAATGATGCAACGAAGAAATGCTCTTGCGGATGCGTTTAGCTTCGGAACGCAATTGCGCTTCCTGGAGTTCAAAATTTGTCCGATTGATTACCAACTCTCCCACCAAATTAATCAATTCCGTCAGGCGTTCCACCTCGACTCGAATAGTCGGCTGATTTGAGGGAGAGATGGGAGATGGGAGAAGTGGGGGATGGGGGGACTGGGAGATGGGGGAAGCATTATTGCCATTTTCTCCCGCTCTCCCGCTCTCCTGTTCTACAACTCTCTCGCGCTCCTCAAGGAGTTGCAGATCGATCGCTTCTCCTTGCAACACTTTGGTGCGAATCTTCTGCAATTTTTGGGCAATTTTCCATCCAGAAGACTGCAACTGCTCTACACTCAAGTTGGGAGTATCGATCGCATCTCTCAATTGGTTGGCAATTTCAGCTAAGTAAGATAGCTGTAACATCCCCGCCACGCCTGAGATTTGGTAATAAATATTGTTGATAGTTGCTATTGTTTGAGGCAGGTTTTCCGCACTAGATTGAGAAAGTTCCGCTTCTAATTGATTAAATACAGATGGTAACTCGAATTCAAAAATCACCTTGACAGCTTCAGCGTTCACTAAACTGTTAATTGTGTAATTTGCAGTCTCTTCTTTTTGACCGTATTTAGCTTCCAGCGTTGTTTTGATTTGAGCGATCGCCAAAATATGAGGCTCTGTTGAAGATTCCGATTCTGCAATAGCAATTTCTTGATTTAATTGGTCAGGTCTAACTCCATCGGCGATAATTTTTAGACTATCTAAGCCATGTAATAAAGCAGTAATTGTAGATGATTCCAGTTCGGAAAGATCGACGCGATCGCGTAAAATTACAAAGCAATCTTCTAAACAGTGAGCCGCTTTTGATAAGCTATTAAATCCAAATATAGAAGACGAACCCTTAATTGAATGGGCACATCGGAAAAGCGTTTTAACTGTCTGCAAACGCTCCTCCGCAGAACTGCTACTTTCCATCGCCAAGAGATTTGCTTCCATAGTTTGCAGAAACTCCTGGGTTTCAGCTATAAATATACCGATTAGCTCATTAAAATCTTCAGGGTTCATATAGCTAGAGGCATACTAAAAACTAAAGAAATCTATTTTAGTCCCTTTTTTCTTGTTCTGTCGCCTTCAACAGTTTCATTTTTGAGTTGTCCAGTTCCTTTTGACTGAGGGGAAAATAGCCGACTTTTCTAATTTCTTGGTTGATATAAGTTAGGTAAAAGTTGATGAATGCTCTCACCTGCGGCTTTTTGCGAATGGTATTAACATCCGAGTACATCAAGAGCTGGCGACCCAAAAGGTATTTGCCATTCTCCACCGTTTCAGCTTTTGGTTCGACCCCTTCGATCGAAATAGCTTTCAGGGTATCAGCATTATGTTGATAATACGAATAAGGCAAAAATGTAATGGCGTATGGATTAGCCGCAACAGCTTGAATTATGTAATCATCATCGTCGGTGAATTGAGAGTTAGGCG from Aerosakkonema funiforme FACHB-1375 carries:
- a CDS encoding hybrid sensor histidine kinase/response regulator, which encodes MNPEDFNELIGIFIAETQEFLQTMEANLLAMESSSSAEERLQTVKTLFRCAHSIKGSSSIFGFNSLSKAAHCLEDCFVILRDRVDLSELESSTITALLHGLDSLKIIADGVRPDQLNQEIAIAESESSTEPHILAIAQIKTTLEAKYGQKEETANYTINSLVNAEAVKVIFEFELPSVFNQLEAELSQSSAENLPQTIATINNIYYQISGVAGMLQLSYLAEIANQLRDAIDTPNLSVEQLQSSGWKIAQKLQKIRTKVLQGEAIDLQLLEERERVVEQESGRAGENGNNASPISQSPHPPLLPSPISPSNQPTIRVEVERLTELINLVGELVINRTNFELQEAQLRSEAKRIRKSISSLHHFGSELREEYDRLAGEWGTDNGKSEIGKKSNSQSPIAKPHFDILEMDRYTEFHAKAVELIEITQAIAQSASLVDELAVKFERSTDQLRRITDRLRSRVMQLRVVPFSRAVDRLPRALRELCRTFNKDVNLLLLGRDTKIDETLLDALRDPLVHLLRNAFDHGIESPEARIAAGKPASGQIEIEARHQGGQTIITVTDDGRGIDPEGIRSRVVEKGLVAPEQAADLSIAELYEFLFWPGFSTAKEVTDLSGRGVGLDVVRNNLRQVRGTIKVDSRPGRGTSFILKLPLMLSISDALLVMVGKNTIAIPLDAIEEIIHIQPDRIQMAGNQAMLWWEEEFIRLVQLQDLLHYDIPDLSSSAESLPQDSIPAIVLASSEGVVAIAVDRILSQQEIVVKPLPPPISKPRGIVGCTILGDGQVVTILDVDDLLEEFHTHSSMTISVENKSSLGVRTDLLTPPSSLQPQILVVDDSYTIRQLLSQSLTRARYRVAQAKDGQDALSKLEQGIDCSAIIADIEMPRMDGFELLSSLKSHPHFASIPVAMLTSRSGIKYRQLAMELGAVQYFTKPYNEGQLLEAIAKLIKK